A part of Desulfobacter sp. genomic DNA contains:
- a CDS encoding DNA primase, with translation MLIPEDKISEVLNASDIVDVVSEAVILKRSGRNYFGLCPFHSEKTPSFSVNPEKQIFHCFGCSAGGNALSFIMKYHGISFPEAVRMLARKYNIVVETQEMNPAQRKEVQIRESLFRLNKRVMAFYSEKMEESRADTGVKGYLERRGMTAETIETFKLGYSPDDWDAVVTLFKKEKLSRNIAVNSGLVLPRKSGNGFYDRFRNRLMFPIFDINMQVAGFGGRVMDDGMPKYMNSPETPVYSKSRILYGLHAAKTECRKQGKVFIVEGYFDFLSLFQHGIKNTVASLGTALTREHVRILKGYAGQMVLVFDSDDAGVNAAKRSIDIFVNEGIDTRILVLPGKNDPDSFVMSQGREAFLALADKAQTVLQFLLQLAMETHGASVEGRIKILDEMKGHLAQLSNSALRSLHVRELAETLNIDEKAVLEKVREAVSGQNRQKVPLVPAEETEVMQILESDPREKQILAMMLHHPDLIPEVIEKKVIDAFNSQDLKSLAMLIVDTPRDCENFVTAVMARIGSTKGQEDIAAMAMEDFSGTEDLGETAGALITRILKSKEKNDKILRISKIRSAGKGCNADVMDLLKKQQQEIQQLHNS, from the coding sequence ATGCTAATTCCTGAAGATAAAATTTCAGAAGTATTAAATGCCTCGGATATTGTGGACGTGGTATCCGAAGCCGTCATACTTAAAAGATCCGGCAGGAATTACTTTGGGTTATGTCCTTTCCATTCTGAAAAAACGCCTTCTTTTTCAGTTAATCCTGAAAAACAGATTTTTCATTGCTTCGGATGTTCCGCAGGAGGCAATGCCCTTTCATTCATCATGAAATACCATGGCATCTCCTTTCCCGAAGCCGTGCGCATGCTGGCCCGTAAATACAATATTGTTGTTGAAACCCAGGAGATGAACCCGGCCCAGCGCAAAGAGGTTCAGATCAGGGAATCCTTGTTCAGGCTGAACAAGCGTGTCATGGCGTTCTACTCGGAAAAAATGGAGGAGTCCAGAGCGGATACCGGGGTGAAAGGGTACCTTGAAAGGCGGGGCATGACAGCGGAAACCATTGAAACCTTTAAGCTGGGGTATTCCCCGGATGACTGGGACGCTGTGGTAACCCTGTTCAAAAAAGAAAAGCTTTCAAGAAACATAGCCGTTAATTCGGGACTGGTACTGCCCAGAAAATCCGGCAACGGTTTTTATGACCGGTTCCGGAACCGGCTCATGTTCCCAATCTTTGATATTAATATGCAGGTGGCCGGATTCGGCGGGCGGGTCATGGATGACGGGATGCCCAAATACATGAATTCACCCGAGACCCCGGTGTACAGCAAAAGCCGCATATTATACGGACTCCATGCAGCGAAAACCGAATGCAGGAAGCAGGGGAAGGTGTTTATTGTGGAGGGGTATTTTGACTTCCTCTCCCTGTTCCAGCACGGGATTAAAAATACGGTAGCCAGTCTGGGCACGGCCCTGACCAGGGAACATGTACGGATTTTAAAAGGGTATGCCGGACAGATGGTCCTGGTTTTTGATTCGGATGACGCCGGTGTCAACGCCGCAAAGCGGAGTATTGATATCTTTGTCAATGAAGGAATCGATACCCGGATCCTGGTGCTGCCTGGAAAAAATGATCCAGATTCCTTTGTAATGTCACAGGGGAGGGAGGCGTTCCTTGCCCTTGCAGACAAGGCCCAGACTGTGTTGCAGTTTCTTCTGCAGCTTGCCATGGAAACCCACGGGGCAAGTGTTGAGGGGCGGATAAAAATCCTTGATGAAATGAAGGGACACCTTGCCCAACTGAGCAATTCTGCCCTTCGCTCCCTGCATGTCCGGGAGCTTGCCGAGACTTTGAACATAGATGAAAAAGCTGTTCTGGAAAAGGTGAGGGAGGCGGTCTCCGGGCAGAACAGGCAAAAGGTGCCTCTTGTCCCTGCTGAGGAAACAGAAGTGATGCAGATTCTTGAATCCGATCCCAGGGAAAAGCAGATACTGGCCATGATGCTCCACCACCCGGACCTTATTCCGGAAGTAATCGAAAAAAAAGTGATCGACGCTTTCAATTCCCAGGACCTGAAATCTTTGGCGATGTTGATTGTCGACACCCCGAGGGACTGCGAAAATTTTGTAACGGCAGTAATGGCCAGGATTGGGTCGACCAAGGGGCAGGAAGATATTGCGGCCATGGCCATGGAAGATTTTTCGGGAACAGAAGACCTGGGAGAAACCGCAGGTGCACTGATTACCCGGATACTGAAATCAAAAGAAAAAAACGATAAAATATTAAGAATAAGTAAAATTAGAAGCGCGGGGAAGGGCTGTAATGCTGATGTGATGGACCTGCTGAAAAAACAGCAGCAGGAAATTCAGCAATTGCATAACAGTTAA
- the hisB gene encoding imidazoleglycerol-phosphate dehydratase HisB, whose amino-acid sequence MSRKSTVTRDTKETKIEIRLDLDGTGKADISTGIGFFDHMLTAFTVHGLFDLKVAAQGDLEVDIHHTVEDTGLVLGQAIHSALADKKGIQRFGDSCVPMDEALSRVTIDLSNRPYLVYNIPGDLKSRGAFDAYLAKEFFQALCVKGGFNLHINAYYGVNEHHVLESVFKALGRALCAATRPHERVSGSLSSKGSL is encoded by the coding sequence ATGAGCCGAAAATCCACTGTTACTCGAGACACAAAAGAAACCAAAATAGAGATCCGTCTGGATCTGGACGGAACGGGGAAGGCCGATATTAGTACTGGAATCGGTTTCTTCGATCATATGCTTACGGCCTTTACCGTCCACGGGCTTTTCGATCTCAAGGTGGCAGCCCAAGGGGATCTTGAGGTGGATATTCACCATACCGTTGAGGATACAGGACTGGTACTGGGTCAAGCCATTCACAGCGCCCTTGCAGATAAAAAGGGCATACAGCGGTTCGGCGACAGTTGCGTCCCTATGGATGAAGCATTGTCCAGGGTGACCATCGACCTGTCGAACCGGCCCTATCTCGTGTACAATATCCCCGGAGATTTAAAGTCAAGGGGTGCTTTCGATGCATATCTGGCCAAGGAATTTTTCCAGGCCCTGTGTGTGAAAGGCGGATTTAATTTGCATATTAATGCCTACTACGGCGTCAACGAACATCATGTGCTTGAATCTGTGTTCAAGGCGCTTGGAAGGGCTTTGTGCGCAGCGACCAGACCCCATGAACGGGTTTCGGGCTCCCTGTCCAGCAAAGGCAGTTTGTAG
- a CDS encoding SprA-related family protein, whose product MNIPTAISNAYAQGGIYQNRYASTTAVTPSELKQSDEFKTIDRSGEVDRSGALTAAARKNDALDGAEKSGQDQNQASPGAQESGNAGADSAQLTQEEMQLVYELKQIDSQVRNHEMAHIAAGGSYITSGASYTYQKGPDGKSYAVGGEVSIDSAPVPGDPEATIQKMNQVRRAALAPGDPSPQDRKVAANASAQALKAMSELTIQQAKERTEQNDTQVFGDRRKEAADTYSQVSALPETETSSFQIAV is encoded by the coding sequence ATGAATATTCCAACCGCCATATCAAACGCATACGCCCAGGGCGGCATTTACCAGAATAGGTACGCGAGTACAACTGCTGTCACCCCTTCCGAATTGAAGCAGTCCGACGAGTTTAAAACCATAGACCGGTCTGGGGAAGTTGACAGGAGTGGTGCCCTTACTGCGGCCGCCCGGAAGAATGATGCCCTGGACGGCGCGGAAAAATCCGGCCAGGACCAGAACCAGGCATCACCGGGGGCCCAGGAATCAGGCAATGCCGGGGCTGACTCAGCGCAACTGACCCAAGAAGAGATGCAGTTGGTGTATGAACTCAAACAGATTGACTCCCAGGTGCGCAACCATGAAATGGCCCACATTGCTGCCGGCGGTTCCTATATCACTTCAGGAGCAAGCTATACCTATCAAAAGGGACCTGACGGCAAGAGTTATGCCGTAGGCGGGGAAGTCAGCATTGACTCAGCTCCGGTGCCCGGAGACCCCGAGGCCACTATCCAAAAAATGAATCAGGTCCGCAGAGCCGCTCTTGCCCCTGGAGACCCCTCCCCCCAGGACAGAAAGGTGGCGGCCAATGCTTCCGCCCAGGCCCTCAAAGCCATGTCCGAACTCACCATTCAACAAGCCAAAGAACGAACCGAACAAAACGACACCCAGGTATTTGGGGATCGAAGAAAAGAAGCTGCAGACACCTATTCCCAGGTCAGTGCCCTGCCCGAAACTGAGACCTCCTCGTTTCAAATCGCCGTTTAG
- a CDS encoding hydrolase codes for MFEIDKSVMLLVDVQGQLAELMYEKESLFNNLEILIKSIKLMGIPIIWMEQIPSKLGRTTPRISELMEGESPVEKSSFSCCGEPEFMSRFNTLGRSQVIITGIESHICVYQTGLDLVGRNCKVQVVADCVSSRTAENKAIGLNRLERGGAGITSVEMLIFELLKTAEGDLFKQIVKLIK; via the coding sequence ATGTTTGAGATTGATAAATCCGTCATGCTTCTGGTTGATGTTCAGGGGCAACTGGCAGAACTCATGTATGAAAAGGAATCCTTGTTTAACAATCTGGAAATATTGATCAAAAGCATAAAGCTGATGGGGATTCCAATCATATGGATGGAACAGATACCGTCCAAGCTCGGCAGGACCACACCGCGGATTTCTGAACTGATGGAAGGGGAATCACCCGTTGAGAAGTCCTCATTTTCCTGCTGTGGCGAACCCGAATTTATGTCTCGTTTTAATACGCTGGGAAGGAGCCAGGTTATTATTACCGGAATTGAATCCCATATCTGCGTTTACCAGACCGGTCTTGATCTGGTGGGCAGAAACTGTAAGGTGCAGGTGGTAGCAGACTGCGTTTCGTCAAGGACTGCTGAAAATAAAGCTATCGGGCTGAACCGACTGGAACGGGGCGGTGCGGGTATCACCAGTGTTGAAATGTTGATTTTTGAATTGCTGAAAACTGCTGAAGGGGATCTGTTTAAACAGATTGTCAAGCTCATAAAATAG
- a CDS encoding LEA type 2 family protein, which translates to MRRLKHSPPILATLFFFLMAGCAGLNTGYDQPTVTVSSFKAVPGQGPVPRFEIGLHIVNPNRTELSLKGVAYTIEIEGHKIMTGVAKDLPVIEAYSEEEVILTGTVSLFNSIAFFADLAGHKNLDGLSYSLEAKLDPGALHPVIRVTKKGTLSLEPPQ; encoded by the coding sequence ATGCGCCGACTCAAGCACTCTCCGCCGATACTTGCCACACTATTTTTTTTCTTGATGGCCGGCTGCGCCGGTCTGAACACAGGCTACGACCAGCCAACCGTCACGGTATCCTCTTTTAAGGCCGTTCCCGGCCAAGGTCCAGTGCCCCGATTCGAAATAGGACTGCACATCGTCAACCCCAACCGAACAGAACTTTCCCTCAAAGGCGTGGCCTATACCATTGAAATAGAGGGCCATAAAATAATGACAGGGGTGGCAAAGGATTTGCCTGTAATTGAAGCCTACAGCGAAGAAGAGGTGATACTCACCGGTACCGTCAGTCTTTTCAACAGCATTGCCTTCTTTGCGGATCTTGCCGGGCACAAAAATCTTGACGGCCTCTCATACAGCCTTGAAGCCAAGCTCGACCCGGGCGCCCTGCATCCAGTGATCCGGGTCACCAAAAAAGGAACTCTATCCCTTGAGCCTCCCCAGTAA
- a CDS encoding C40 family peptidase, producing the protein MSLPSKHINLLICFLLLAIVAGCSSAGHTPPASVLNRTSTDLKNLPEARRIVVGRAVESIGADYAWGGISPSTGFDCSGLVVYTHSAAGVTTPRTARAMFAGGRRVSNPIQPGDLVFFNSPHKSSSIHVGIFIGGNAFVHAPGRGKKVRQASLANPYFDRYFIGARSFL; encoded by the coding sequence TTGAGCCTCCCCAGTAAGCATATTAATCTTTTAATATGTTTTCTGCTCCTGGCCATTGTCGCGGGTTGCTCCAGCGCGGGCCACACGCCTCCGGCTTCTGTTCTGAACCGGACATCCACCGACCTTAAAAACCTGCCCGAAGCCCGCCGCATCGTCGTCGGACGGGCAGTCGAAAGCATCGGCGCAGATTACGCCTGGGGCGGTATCTCGCCTTCAACCGGGTTTGACTGTTCCGGGCTTGTGGTTTATACCCATTCGGCTGCCGGGGTTACAACCCCAAGAACCGCCAGGGCCATGTTTGCAGGGGGACGAAGGGTATCAAACCCTATTCAGCCAGGGGACCTTGTGTTTTTCAATTCCCCCCATAAGAGCAGCAGCATCCATGTCGGCATCTTCATCGGTGGCAACGCCTTTGTCCATGCACCGGGCCGGGGCAAGAAAGTACGGCAGGCCTCCCTGGCAAATCCCTATTTCGACAGGTATTTCATCGGCGCCAGATCATTTTTATAA
- a CDS encoding DUF2156 domain-containing protein, producing the protein MQTRSTVHRFETLAAHAGAGLLSCEYNFVNLFCWAEIYQYSWFTHGDCLVNYDGRDRVMFMPLGPALDPESLRALSVRALDAGLSPDICLVPENYLDRFPGIVRYYKVEEDRDAAEYIYRTENLAELKGTKLHKKRNLISQFKRNHPDYNLHQLTPEKLPWARKFAGDLLNTMDPVPATLAEELIAMENAFAHWEALGLEGIMITADGRVAAFSVFSPMGQNTYNVHFEKANIALKGAAQLINRETAIHLKGRAEFINREQDLGIEGLRRAKLSYEPHRVWIPYMLKYKTPDL; encoded by the coding sequence TTGCAAACCCGTTCAACGGTGCATCGGTTTGAGACGCTTGCAGCCCATGCCGGAGCAGGGCTCCTGTCATGTGAATACAATTTCGTTAATCTCTTTTGTTGGGCGGAGATTTACCAGTATAGCTGGTTTACCCATGGAGATTGCCTGGTTAACTACGACGGCAGAGACAGGGTCATGTTCATGCCCCTGGGCCCCGCCCTGGACCCTGAGTCCCTTCGGGCGCTTTCGGTCAGGGCCTTGGATGCAGGCCTGTCTCCGGATATCTGCCTCGTACCGGAAAACTATCTGGACAGATTCCCCGGCATTGTCCGGTATTACAAGGTCGAGGAAGACAGGGACGCAGCAGAATATATCTACCGGACTGAAAACCTAGCAGAACTGAAGGGTACAAAGCTGCATAAGAAGCGGAATCTGATATCCCAGTTTAAAAGAAACCATCCAGATTACAATCTGCACCAACTGACTCCCGAAAAATTGCCCTGGGCCAGGAAGTTTGCAGGGGATCTGCTCAATACCATGGATCCGGTTCCAGCAACGTTGGCCGAAGAGCTCATTGCCATGGAGAACGCCTTTGCCCATTGGGAGGCACTGGGGCTTGAAGGAATAATGATAACGGCGGATGGCAGGGTCGCGGCATTCTCCGTGTTCAGTCCCATGGGGCAGAATACATATAATGTGCATTTTGAAAAGGCGAATATCGCGCTAAAAGGGGCTGCACAGCTGATCAATCGAGAAACTGCCATCCACCTGAAGGGCAGGGCGGAATTTATAAACCGGGAACAGGACCTCGGTATAGAGGGGCTTCGCAGGGCTAAGCTCTCCTATGAACCCCACCGGGTATGGATTCCTTACATGCTGAAGTATAAAACGCCAGACCTGTAG
- a CDS encoding GNAT family N-acetyltransferase produces the protein MKDLYKDAGWWEPAFEDDYGFLERLPISSALFAGAFAGNQMVGMGRALSDLCSDAFIQDVVVLKAYRNKGIAREIVLFLAQELKKRGVDWIGLVAEPGTASFYEKMGFSPLEGHIPMRLKV, from the coding sequence ATGAAGGACCTTTACAAGGATGCTGGCTGGTGGGAGCCCGCCTTTGAGGATGACTACGGCTTTCTGGAGCGCCTTCCAATTTCATCTGCCCTTTTTGCAGGAGCCTTTGCCGGCAACCAAATGGTGGGAATGGGCCGGGCCCTGTCTGATCTCTGCAGCGATGCTTTTATTCAGGATGTAGTCGTATTAAAGGCATATAGGAATAAAGGAATCGCCAGGGAAATCGTTTTGTTTCTGGCCCAAGAATTAAAAAAAAGGGGCGTGGACTGGATCGGATTGGTTGCTGAACCCGGTACCGCATCCTTTTATGAGAAAATGGGGTTCAGCCCCCTTGAGGGCCATATCCCCATGAGATTAAAGGTTTAA
- the speE gene encoding spermidine synthase: MKNLSKIEKGWFSEICPMWEGVALSLQVDEVLYSNKSQYQQIDLYQTRSHGKMLVLDGIIQLTERDEFGYQEMMAHLPLFAHPNPEKVLVIGGGDGGVLREVARHHCVTSIDFCEIDPEVIQVSKKFLPGLACGFDDPRVNVHLLDGNEFVGGKHRAYDVIIVDSSDPIGPGEALFEKPFYEKLKQALKPGGVVATQGESFFLHQECVENLIKITSELFPVRGFANILVPTYPGGHIGVCMGSLGPELVRPARPVPREVQSQLKYYSEAVHQAAFVLPYFARKIMAGESGT; this comes from the coding sequence ATGAAGAATCTAAGCAAAATTGAAAAAGGATGGTTTTCAGAAATCTGCCCCATGTGGGAAGGGGTTGCCCTTTCGCTCCAGGTGGATGAGGTGCTCTATTCCAATAAAAGTCAATACCAGCAGATTGATCTTTACCAGACCCGGTCCCACGGGAAAATGCTTGTTTTGGACGGCATCATCCAGCTCACCGAACGTGATGAATTCGGATACCAGGAGATGATGGCCCATCTGCCTCTGTTTGCCCATCCCAATCCTGAAAAGGTGTTGGTCATCGGCGGGGGGGACGGCGGTGTGCTCAGGGAAGTGGCCAGGCACCACTGCGTTACCTCAATTGATTTTTGTGAAATTGACCCTGAGGTTATCCAGGTCTCCAAAAAATTTCTGCCGGGCCTTGCCTGCGGATTTGACGATCCCAGGGTGAATGTTCACCTTTTGGACGGGAATGAATTTGTCGGAGGCAAACACCGGGCCTATGATGTAATCATTGTGGACTCCTCCGACCCCATCGGTCCCGGAGAAGCCCTGTTTGAGAAGCCTTTTTACGAAAAATTGAAACAGGCGCTGAAACCCGGCGGTGTGGTGGCCACCCAGGGTGAATCTTTCTTTCTTCACCAGGAATGCGTGGAGAACTTGATTAAGATCACCAGTGAACTGTTCCCGGTCCGTGGCTTTGCCAATATTTTGGTTCCGACCTATCCGGGGGGCCATATCGGTGTCTGCATGGGGTCCCTGGGGCCTGAGCTTGTCAGGCCGGCCAGGCCGGTTCCCCGGGAGGTCCAGTCCCAATTGAAATACTATTCCGAAGCTGTTCATCAGGCGGCTTTTGTGTTGCCGTATTTTGCAAGGAAGATAATGGCAGGTGAGAGTGGCACATGA
- the speD gene encoding adenosylmethionine decarboxylase — protein MLDKNIKSATDQPVFALGRQLTLEYYDCGAGALLDKAIVERTLLKAARDSGATVISSSFHQFAPQGVSGVVIIAESHFTVHAWPEHNYAAVDIFTCGDNIDLNRAIGSMQDGFGSRRVVVSSDQNRGLLNSEGQGGDTTRGTLVDRETLPISWRKAYEQALPWGVLTSVDLYDCDPAVICDSEYIEKFVVELCEKIRMKRFGECRIVHFGEDEKVAGYSMTQLIETSLISGHFANAANAAYLDIFSCKFYEPREVAEFALSFFKADNYKMQISLRQ, from the coding sequence ATGCTTGATAAAAATATAAAATCCGCTACTGACCAGCCGGTTTTTGCCCTGGGCCGGCAGTTGACCCTTGAATACTACGACTGCGGAGCAGGCGCACTGCTGGATAAAGCAATTGTTGAAAGAACTCTTTTAAAGGCGGCCAGAGACAGCGGGGCAACTGTCATCAGCAGCTCTTTTCACCAGTTTGCCCCCCAGGGAGTCTCAGGCGTGGTGATTATTGCAGAATCCCATTTCACCGTCCATGCCTGGCCGGAACATAATTATGCGGCTGTGGATATTTTTACCTGCGGGGACAATATTGATTTGAACCGGGCCATCGGGTCCATGCAGGATGGATTCGGGTCCAGGCGGGTGGTGGTATCATCGGACCAGAACAGGGGGCTTCTGAATTCCGAAGGACAAGGCGGCGACACTACCCGGGGTACCCTGGTGGACAGGGAAACCCTGCCCATTTCCTGGAGAAAAGCCTATGAGCAAGCCCTGCCCTGGGGGGTGCTGACCTCTGTGGATTTATATGACTGTGATCCAGCGGTCATCTGTGATTCGGAATATATTGAAAAATTCGTGGTGGAACTCTGCGAGAAAATCCGGATGAAACGGTTCGGGGAGTGCCGGATTGTCCATTTCGGCGAGGATGAAAAGGTGGCTGGCTATTCCATGACCCAGCTCATTGAGACCTCTTTGATCTCCGGCCATTTTGCCAATGCAGCCAATGCCGCCTACCTGGATATTTTCTCCTGTAAATTTTACGAGCCCAGAGAAGTGGCTGAGTTCGCCCTCTCTTTTTTCAAGGCAGATAATTACAAGATGCAGATTTCCCTCCGACAATAA
- a CDS encoding MBL fold metallo-hydrolase produces MDIEQFGFSSDNLGYLVYNDGRGIAIDGGDPVAIASFAKAKGIRITTVTNTHNHPDHTPGNAGLLELTGAEFMDCRSFAHGQKLPLGGQSLEVLLTPGHTTDSVCFKGAGFVVTGDTLFNGTVGNCFSGDLNAFYHSLELLMALPGTTRIYAGHDYVAESLKYAQIIEPGNPALKDYGEKYNPGLVVSCMEDELKVNPYLRFNVPSMIRRLEEKKLPRETAYQRFSSIMELY; encoded by the coding sequence ATGGATATTGAGCAGTTCGGGTTTTCCTCTGATAACCTGGGGTATTTGGTTTACAACGATGGGAGAGGGATAGCCATAGACGGCGGGGATCCGGTGGCCATCGCCTCATTTGCAAAGGCAAAGGGCATTCGGATAACGACGGTAACAAACACCCACAACCACCCGGACCATACGCCGGGCAATGCGGGGCTCCTTGAATTGACCGGTGCTGAATTTATGGACTGCCGGTCCTTTGCCCATGGACAGAAGTTGCCCCTTGGGGGGCAGTCCCTTGAAGTGCTCCTGACGCCCGGGCATACCACGGATTCGGTATGTTTTAAAGGAGCGGGGTTTGTCGTCACCGGCGACACTTTGTTTAACGGGACGGTGGGCAATTGTTTTTCCGGTGACCTAAACGCCTTTTACCACTCTTTGGAACTGCTCATGGCCCTTCCCGGAACCACACGAATTTATGCGGGCCACGATTATGTTGCCGAATCTTTGAAATATGCACAAATTATAGAGCCCGGTAACCCTGCGCTCAAAGACTATGGTGAAAAATACAACCCAGGCCTTGTTGTGTCATGCATGGAGGATGAACTGAAAGTCAATCCCTATCTCAGATTTAATGTCCCGTCCATGATCCGGCGCCTGGAAGAAAAAAAATTGCCCCGGGAAACAGCATATCAGCGTTTTTCCTCCATCATGGAATTATATTGA
- a CDS encoding response regulator, with amino-acid sequence MGNQTMKVLLVDDEEGIRTVLNITLTDAGYEVHTAADGRQASRMIHDLRPDIVLSDIRMPGMDGIELLKFIKTGTPDIEVIMITGHGDLGLAIESLKMDAVDFITKPINNDILEIALKRARDRIETRDKLRRYTRNLEELVKEKTRKLAASEKRYIQLFNEIPAYITIQDKSLNIVESNHRFKEEFGDGGGHRCYNAYKQKDGPCEGCPVLKTFKDGRSHLAEMDVTLADGRVRNFLVQTSAVVDEDGEIRHVMEMSTDVTYIHDLQDHLAALGLHISSISHGIKGLLTGLDGGDYLISTGIQKKDTEMVADGWEIVKEKITMVRKMVLDILYHSKNRALEPADEDVFDFIQEITTTLDTKMKKHGIVLNLDIPRPGTTIKMDKISLMPAFIAILENAIDACAGVRNHPGPEIKIQVELEKDRAVFTIRDNGTGLDRTYQKEIFSLFYSEKGKKGTGLGLFIAKRAVKQHKGTIEVDSEPGSFTAFTITLPL; translated from the coding sequence ATGGGAAATCAAACCATGAAGGTCCTTCTGGTTGACGATGAAGAGGGCATCCGAACGGTATTGAATATCACGTTGACCGATGCCGGATACGAGGTCCATACCGCCGCAGACGGCCGTCAGGCCTCAAGAATGATTCACGACTTGAGGCCGGACATCGTCCTGTCCGATATCCGGATGCCGGGCATGGACGGCATTGAACTGCTGAAGTTCATTAAAACGGGAACCCCGGATATAGAGGTGATCATGATCACGGGGCACGGTGACCTCGGCCTGGCCATCGAAAGCCTGAAAATGGATGCCGTTGATTTCATCACCAAGCCCATCAATAACGATATCCTTGAAATTGCACTGAAGCGGGCACGGGACAGAATTGAAACCAGGGACAAGCTGCGCCGGTACACCCGGAATCTTGAGGAACTGGTAAAGGAAAAAACCCGGAAACTTGCCGCTTCGGAAAAGCGGTATATCCAGTTGTTTAACGAGATTCCAGCCTATATCACCATCCAGGACAAAAGTTTAAATATCGTGGAATCCAATCACCGCTTCAAGGAGGAGTTCGGGGATGGGGGCGGGCACCGCTGCTACAATGCCTATAAACAGAAGGACGGACCCTGCGAGGGATGTCCCGTTCTTAAAACCTTTAAGGACGGCCGGTCCCATCTGGCGGAAATGGATGTCACATTGGCCGACGGCCGTGTGCGCAATTTTCTGGTCCAGACTTCGGCTGTGGTGGATGAAGACGGGGAAATCCGCCATGTCATGGAGATGTCAACCGACGTTACCTATATACACGACCTCCAGGACCACCTGGCCGCCCTCGGGCTGCATATTTCCTCCATTTCCCACGGCATCAAGGGGCTGCTCACCGGACTGGACGGGGGAGATTACCTCATTTCCACAGGTATCCAAAAAAAGGACACGGAGATGGTGGCCGACGGTTGGGAGATTGTAAAGGAAAAGATCACCATGGTCAGAAAAATGGTGCTGGATATCCTTTACCATTCAAAGAACCGGGCCCTTGAACCGGCGGATGAAGATGTGTTTGACTTTATCCAGGAAATCACCACCACCCTGGACACTAAAATGAAAAAACATGGCATCGTCCTGAATCTGGATATTCCCAGGCCGGGCACCACCATTAAAATGGATAAAATCTCACTGATGCCGGCCTTCATCGCCATTCTTGAAAATGCCATTGACGCCTGTGCCGGGGTCAGAAACCACCCCGGTCCGGAAATCAAAATACAGGTAGAGCTTGAAAAGGACCGGGCTGTGTTTACCATTCGGGATAACGGCACCGGCCTGGACAGAACCTATCAGAAGGAGATTTTTTCCCTCTTTTATTCAGAAAAAGGGAAAAAGGGAACAGGACTTGGTTTATTTATTGCCAAGCGGGCGGTGAAGCAGCACAAAGGGACCATTGAAGTGGATTCGGAGCCGGGCAGTTTTACGGCCTTTACCATTACCTTGCCGCTATAG
- a CDS encoding response regulator, which yields MGNLEPSISDNSLNGSLSVRAEAQHHPMTTKDKKTVLIIEDEMEMRFYLMTMVNALGHHPVMVKNGAQGLQALGKTAGVPLDGNQGGKLPDMIILDIMMPEKGGALVYQELVADPMLKEIPLLIFSGVDPNAFVHYVKMLNAGASDNTPLPKYYVEKSADPDYLKAMIIKCMGQHPAIKINEDKIDGKSNHEGPSG from the coding sequence ATGGGAAACCTGGAACCAAGCATTTCAGACAATTCACTTAATGGTTCCCTGTCGGTCAGGGCCGAAGCCCAACACCACCCCATGACAACAAAAGACAAGAAAACCGTTCTCATCATCGAGGATGAGATGGAGATGCGTTTTTACCTTATGACCATGGTCAACGCATTGGGACACCATCCGGTGATGGTGAAAAACGGGGCCCAGGGACTCCAGGCGCTGGGAAAAACCGCCGGGGTGCCGCTGGACGGCAACCAGGGTGGAAAACTGCCCGACATGATTATTTTAGATATCATGATGCCTGAAAAAGGCGGTGCCCTGGTCTATCAGGAACTGGTAGCCGATCCGATGCTCAAGGAAATTCCCCTCCTGATTTTTTCAGGTGTCGATCCCAATGCCTTTGTCCATTACGTGAAAATGCTCAATGCAGGGGCGTCGGACAACACTCCGCTACCCAAATACTATGTTGAAAAATCGGCTGATCCAGATTATTTAAAGGCGATGATCATCAAGTGCATGGGCCAACACCCCGCAATCAAAATTAATGAAGATAAGATAGATGGGAAATCAAACCATGAAGGTCCTTCTGGTTGA